The following nucleotide sequence is from Peptococcaceae bacterium 1198_IL3148.
TCCAGAGGGTGCTAAAGAATTCACCATTCTAACCTCTGGCGGCGTAATGAGACGTCCGGCATTGATTCTGAAAAATGAAGCTGGCGAGTACGACCGGGTGGCCATCTACAAGAACAAAAAAGCTGCAGAGCCCATTGTGGTGTTAGAAAAAGGCAAAATGGTAACCGGCATTATCGATGAAGTAACTAAAAAAGATGTTACTAAACCGGCATGCCGTTCTTATAAGATCTTAGAACTGGATCCAGCAGGCAATAATGTTAGAGTTTGGATTAGTAATGCCCTGGATATCTCCAATGACCAACTATGGCATCCCAAAACTCTCTACCAAGAGATTGTTGAAAATGTTGGTCATGTTCCACCGGTTAGTTTAATTGGTGGGGAAGATGACGAACTGGTGCGGGAAATCTTTGAACCCTCTTGGGCTATCTACAACAAATGGCAAGCGGATTGTTTAAATTATTGCATCAAAGAAAAAGGTTACGAAGTGGTATTCTCCCACCTTCACAACATTGACTGTGCAGGTCACCAGTTATGGCATTTAGCTAAGACATTGGAGCCATGGAACTATACCGATGAAAAAACCTATCAAGGATTTATTGAAAAATTCTATGAGCAAACAGATGATTATCTCGGCGAATTCTTGCATTTGTTAGATGAAGGCTGGACTGTATTAATTGTAAGTGACCATGGACTGATGGTTGGGGAAAACGTACCTCCTATTTTAGGTGAATACGGTGGCCTAAATACAAAGGTTATGGAAGAGCTGGGCTATACAGTGATGAAAAAAGATGAAAACGGCAATTCCATTAGAGAAGTTGACTGGGAAAAGACCAGAGCAGTGCAGATCCGCAGTAACTACATTTATATCAACCTCAAGGGCCGGGACAAGTACGGGATTGTAGATCCCAAAGACAAGTACGATTTAGAAGAACAAATCATTTCCGACCTGTACAATTACAGAGATGAGAGAACTGGTAAACGTGTTGTTGGCATCGCCCTCAGAAACAAAGATGCTGTATTACTAGGTGCCTATGGACCAGAATGTGGTGACATCTTCTTCTCCATTGAAGAAGGATACAACAGACTACATGGTGATAGTATTTCAACTTCAGAAGGATACTTTGAAACCTCCGTTTCACCACTATTTATAGCAGCTGGTGCCGGTATTAAGTCTGGATTTACAACCGATCGTATCATTAGACAAGTGGATGTTGCACCTTCAGTTTCAGTATTGCTAGGTTTACGTTACCCTGCGCAATGCGAAGGAGCTCCGATTTATCAGATTTTCTCTGAAGAAGTTTGATAAATTTTAGCGCAGCTATCAGGTAACACTCTGATAGCTGCTTTTTATCTGATACCTGCCTTTTAAAGGAGTGAGCACGATGCAACGAACTGCAGAAATGGGAATGATATTAGTTACCATATTGTGGGGGGCCAGTTTTGTAACTGGAAAACTAATACTGGCAAGCACCACTCCCCTGTACTACACCAGCATTAGATTTATTGGGGCGGCCATAGTTTTAGGGCTGATCTTTCACAAACGCTGCAAAAAACTTGACAAATCAACATTGATAGCGGGGCTATTGATTGGCGCCGCAGTTGCAGTGGGTTACATCGTGCAAACAGTGGGCTTAAACTATACAACGGCTTCTAAAGCAGGATTTATTTCTGGTCTGTATGTGGTGATGGTACCAGTTATGGTTTGTGTTATCAGAAGAAGTCTGCCCCGGGTTAATGAACTGATTGGAGTGCTGTTGGCCACAATAGGCCTGGGGGTGCTAAGTTTAAATGGGAGCTTTAGTATGGGCTTTGGCGATCTGATGATATTTGTAAGCGCAGTAATGTTTGCCACTAGCATCATTCTTATCAGTCGCTTTGCCAAAGACTGTGACCCCATTTTACTGACCATTATTCAAATTGCGGTAACGGCGGTGACAGCACTGATTTTTGCAATAATGCTGGAACCACCGCTCTTAATTGAAGTGTTTGATACCAATTTGATTCTATTACTGCTTTTTACCATCTTTTTTGGCACAGCGGTTAATACCGCCGTACAGAATTGGGCTCAGAGCAAAATAAGTGCAACCACCACATCCTTGATTTTGGTTTTAGAACCGGTGTTTGCAGGAGTATTTGGCTTTTTATTGTTGCATGACCCGCTGGGCTTAAAAGAAGTGTTTGGCAGTTGCCTGATCATTACTGGCATGCTGATCACATTGCTATTAACACCAAATACTTCACCGCCGAGGAGTGCACAAACTGCCCATGGCAATATATAACTTAGTGAATTTAAGGAGTGTAGCATATGTCTTTACAACAATTAAAATCAGACAGTTTTGAGGAAATTATCTATGACAACTGTGAACCATGTCTGGTGATCTTTTCAAGAAAAAGCTGCCACGTATGTAAAGAAGTGGTTCCAATGTTAGAAGAAATGAAACCGCAATATGAAGGTAAGTTTGGCTTCTATTATGTTGATGTTGAAGAAGATAAAAACCTATACCAAAGGTTTTCATTAAAGGGTGTTCCGCAAATTGTCTTTTTTAATGACGGCCAGTACCAAGGAAAGTTAGCAGGTGAAGTTGAGGAAGACGAAGTGGAAGAAAAGATCGCAGAAATTCTTGGTGCATAATGCAAAAGGGGTGTAAAATACATGGCTAATGTTTATGATTTGATAATTATTGGTGGCGGCCCTGCCGGGCTTTCTGCCGCTATCTACGGTGGACGGGCTAAACTTAAAACCCTGGTGATTAACAAAGGGACAATTGGCGGTTTGGTAGATACCACCCGGGAAATTGTTAATTACCCTGGTTACATTAAAACCAGTGGCCCAGAGTTAATGAAGGATTTTCACAACCATGCCTTAAGTTTTGGCGTTGAATTTGTAAAGGGCGAAGTGGTAAGCGTTGATTTTGCTCAAGAGGAGAAAGTAGTTAAGACTAAAAAAGGACAAGAATTTACCGCCAAAGCGGTGATTGTCGCCTGTGGCAGTCAACCGCGACTGCTGAACATCCCTGGCGAAAAAAGACTGCGGGGTAATGGTGTGGCCTACTGCGCCACCTGCGATGCCGAATTCTTTGAAGGGGAAGACGTGGTGGTGGTTGGCAGCGGCGACCAAGCCATTGAAGAGGGCATGTTCATTACCAAGTTTGCTCGCAAAGTGACGGTAATTGTTCTCCATGATGAAGGCATTCTCGATTGCAATAAAGTCAGTGCCGAAAGAGCCTTTAATAACGAAAAGATGGAGTTTATTTGGAACTCAACGGTGGAGGAAGTGCTGGGCGAAGACAGCGTCGAAGGGGTAAAAATTAAAAATCTAAAATCTGGTGATTCAACAGAGTTTAAGTGCCAGGGGGTATTCTTCTTCGTTGGCATGGTTCCAGCCACCGGCTTCCTTAAAGAAAGCGGCCTAGAGATGGATAAAAGAGGTTATATCCCGGTTAATGATTTGATGGAAACCAATCTTGAAGGGGTATATGCCGTTGGTGACAACCGGGTTAAATACCTAAGACAAGTTGTTTCTTCAGCCGGAGATGGAGCTAC
It contains:
- a CDS encoding alkaline phosphatase family protein gives rise to the protein MKRTALTNKLLVLGVDGMDPRISKKFLAEGKMPNLQKFIERGAAREDLHMLGAIPTITPPCWTTLATGAYPGTHGITCYWRQSPESLDAVVYNMDSRNCTAEQVWNITAESGLKTMVWHWPGSSWPPTSNSENLNVVDGTQPGSVNMGVAQLDWEKIIVASPDIEEVRYAPRVEKPAGVGCIITDLEDTLDDEVDDEMMELWWGDKAREGGEIRTYVMDDEDTEVVIGSKVAYDIINSPLKEAKGWANAPEGAKEFTILTSGGVMRRPALILKNEAGEYDRVAIYKNKKAAEPIVVLEKGKMVTGIIDEVTKKDVTKPACRSYKILELDPAGNNVRVWISNALDISNDQLWHPKTLYQEIVENVGHVPPVSLIGGEDDELVREIFEPSWAIYNKWQADCLNYCIKEKGYEVVFSHLHNIDCAGHQLWHLAKTLEPWNYTDEKTYQGFIEKFYEQTDDYLGEFLHLLDEGWTVLIVSDHGLMVGENVPPILGEYGGLNTKVMEELGYTVMKKDENGNSIREVDWEKTRAVQIRSNYIYINLKGRDKYGIVDPKDKYDLEEQIISDLYNYRDERTGKRVVGIALRNKDAVLLGAYGPECGDIFFSIEEGYNRLHGDSISTSEGYFETSVSPLFIAAGAGIKSGFTTDRIIRQVDVAPSVSVLLGLRYPAQCEGAPIYQIFSEEV
- a CDS encoding DMT family transporter; the encoded protein is MQRTAEMGMILVTILWGASFVTGKLILASTTPLYYTSIRFIGAAIVLGLIFHKRCKKLDKSTLIAGLLIGAAVAVGYIVQTVGLNYTTASKAGFISGLYVVMVPVMVCVIRRSLPRVNELIGVLLATIGLGVLSLNGSFSMGFGDLMIFVSAVMFATSIILISRFAKDCDPILLTIIQIAVTAVTALIFAIMLEPPLLIEVFDTNLILLLLFTIFFGTAVNTAVQNWAQSKISATTTSLILVLEPVFAGVFGFLLLHDPLGLKEVFGSCLIITGMLITLLLTPNTSPPRSAQTAHGNI
- a CDS encoding thioredoxin family protein: MSLQQLKSDSFEEIIYDNCEPCLVIFSRKSCHVCKEVVPMLEEMKPQYEGKFGFYYVDVEEDKNLYQRFSLKGVPQIVFFNDGQYQGKLAGEVEEDEVEEKIAEILGA
- the trxB gene encoding thioredoxin-disulfide reductase; amino-acid sequence: MANVYDLIIIGGGPAGLSAAIYGGRAKLKTLVINKGTIGGLVDTTREIVNYPGYIKTSGPELMKDFHNHALSFGVEFVKGEVVSVDFAQEEKVVKTKKGQEFTAKAVIVACGSQPRLLNIPGEKRLRGNGVAYCATCDAEFFEGEDVVVVGSGDQAIEEGMFITKFARKVTVIVLHDEGILDCNKVSAERAFNNEKMEFIWNSTVEEVLGEDSVEGVKIKNLKSGDSTEFKCQGVFFFVGMVPATGFLKESGLEMDKRGYIPVNDLMETNLEGVYAVGDNRVKYLRQVVSSAGDGATAAVAAERYIEEVNNFNAEVLQSDKKVLLLFFNALVNESLEFSTLLEELNSEIGDQYKIVKVDLATKKNLAVKYDIKTAPSVVVLDHGKEIKRLECVLDKEKLKSQIC